CTGCTCGCCGTCACGCGGCGGGTCGTCGAGGCCGACGCCTTCGTCCGGCGGGGTGACTTCCGGGGTTGGGACCTCAACCTCCTGCTCGGGCGCTCGCTCGGCGGGGCGACCCTCGGCGTCGTCGGATCGGGCCGCATCGGGCAGGCGGTGCTGCGGCGGGCGCACGCCTTCGGGATGCGCGGGATCTACACCTCGCTCGAGCGGCTGCCCGCCGCGCTGGAGGCCGAGCTCGGTGCCGCCTGGCGGGAGCTCGATGCCCTGCTCGCCGAGGCCGACGTCGTCTCGCTCCATGTCCCGTTGACCGAGTCCACCCGCCACCTGCTCGACCGGCAGCGGCTCGCGCGGATGAAGCGCGGTGCCTTCCTGATCAACACGGCGCGCGGCCCGGTGGTCGACGAATCGGCGCTCGTCGAGGCACTCGGCTCCGGACATCTGGCCGGAGCCGGCCTCGACGTCTTCGAGCGCGAGCCGGCGGTCCACCCCGGGCTGCTCGGGAGCGACCGCGTCGTCCTCGCGCCGCACCTCGGCTCGGCCACCGCGGAGACGCGGTTCCGCATGGTCGAGCTGGCGGTCGAGTCGCTGCTCGAGCACTTCGTCGCCGGCCGGCGCCCCCGATTGGCGGTCGGACGGTGACGGCTCCCCCTGCAACCTTGCTTCCGGGCGGGCGTACCTAGAGTGCGCCAGGCTGCTTCCACCCTCGGAGACGAGGAACTGGTCCGCGGGGTCCTGGCCGGCGATCAGGAGCTATTCGGTGATCTCGTCGAGCGCTACCAGGGACGCCTCGTCAACTACCTCTACCGGATCGTGCGGAACACCGACGAAGCGCACGACCTGGCCCAGGAGGTGTTCGTGAAGGTGTACCAGGCGCTCGATCGCTTCGACCCGCGCTACCGGTTCTCCACCTGGCTCTTCCGGGTGGCGCAGAACGCGGCGATCGACGTGATGCGCCGCCGCCGTTTCCGCATGGTGTCGCTGACCCGTGCCGACGACGGGATCGACGGGGACGGTCAGGAATGGGAGCTGCCCTCCCACGAGCCGGGGCCGGAGGCCTCGCTCGCCGGGCAGCAGATGGACCGGCAGGTGCAGGCGGTGATCGCCCGCCTGCCGTGGGAGTACCGCGAGCTCATCCTGCTGCGCCACTACGGCGAGCTCTCCTACGAGGAGATCGCCGAGAGCAAGGCGATGCCGCTCGGCACGGTGAAGAACAAGCTGTTCCGCGCCCGCCAGATGCTCAAGGGGCTTCTCGGCGGCGATCCGCGGGCAGCAGATTGAGGACGGGAAGGACGGGGGGCACATGGATCACTCCACCTATCGCGAATGGCTCGACTTCGAGATCGAGGGGGTCCTCGGCGATGCCGAGCGCGCGGCGCTCTTCGCTCACCTCGAGGGCTGCGAGGCCTGTCGCGGCGAGCGGCATCAGCTCCTCGAGCTCGCCGAGACGCTGCGTCAGAGCAAGGTGGAGGTTCGTCCCGACTTCCGGGCCGCGGTGATGATGGCGCTGCCGGCCACCGGCTGGGAGGCGCGAGCGCCGCGGGCCTGGCGCCTGCCGATCGCCCTCTTCGCCCTGCTCGGCGGCGCGGCGGCGATTCTCTTCGGCACCTCGGCGGCGCGGGCCGGGATTCCCGGGTCGATGGTCGGAGCGCTCACGGCGATCGTCGACCTCTTCGGGACGGCGCTGCTGGCCGGCTCCGGCCTGGCAGCGGCCTCCTGGCGCGGCCTCGGCCTGGCGCTCGGCGAGCTGCTCGGTGCTTCGCGCGCCAATCTCGTCGCGGCGCTGGTGCTGGTTGCCGGGGTCAACTGGCTCCTCTACCGTCTGCTGCGCCGGCCGGCAGAGCAGCGACTCGGTCGCCCGCGCTCGTGATCCCTTCCTCCGGCACGCGTCTCGCGGCGAAGTGCCGCCGGATCGCCCTGGTCGTTGCCGCGTCCCTCGGCGTCGCGGCGGCCGTTCCGCTCTCGGCGGAGCAGCGAGCGCCTGCCCTTCGCCTCGGCGACGGCAGCGTGGCCCGCAACCGCCTCGTCGCCGTCGGCCGCGACCTGCGCATCGAGGGGACGGCGCTCTCGGACGTCGCGGCGCTCGACGGGTCGGTCGAGATCACGGGCCGCGTCGACGGGGACGTGATCGTGCTCGGCGGTTCGGCGCATCTGCGCGAGAGCAGCGAGGTCCGTGGGCAGGTCTACGTGCTCGGCGGCGAAATCGAAACGGCGCCGGGGGCGAGAATCGGCGGGCACGCCGTGGCTTATCCGAGCATGTCGCGGGCCTGGCTCACCCTGCTCGAGGGACCCGCGATCGGTCTTCCCGCCACCTCGCGCGTCGTCGTGGCCGGCAAGCTGGCGCTCGCCGCGGCCTGGCTCTTCCTCCTGCTCGTGCTCTTCGCCACCAGCGGGCGCGCGCTGCTTGCCACTTCCGAGGAGATCCGACGCCAGCCGTTCCGTCAGTTCGCGGTGGGTCTCGTCGGCGTGCTGTCGCTGACGCTCACGGCGCTGCTGCTCTCGACCGTCGCCGCGGCGCTCGTCGGTCTGCCGCTGCTCGGTCTGGTGGTGATCCTCGCCCTGCTGCTCAAGCTCTGGGGGATGGTGGCGGTCTTCCATGCCCTGGGCAGCTACCTGCTCGCGCGGGCGCAGCGACGTCGCGTGCTGGCGTTGCACGCCGCGGTAGCCGGATTCGCGTTTCTCGCGTTGCTCAAGTTCGTGCCCTATCTCGGCCTGTGGGTCTGGACCGTGGCGAGCTTCGTCGCCGTGGGCGCGGCGCTGTCGAGCAAGTTCGGCCGGCGCGAGCCCTGGTTCTCCGAGCAGAGCGCCACCAGCTTCGCCTGAGAATCTCGTCTCGCCTTGACCCGTTCGCAGCGTTGCCCTTAGGCTCCCGGCCGGAGGGAGACCATGGCGGAGATCCGCTCGATCGGCGTCGTCGGCGCCGGCACCATGGGGCACGGCATCGCGCAGGTGGCCTCGGTCGCCGGGCTCGAGGTCCGGCTCGTCGACGTCGCCCCGGCGGCGCTCGAGAAAGGTCTCGCGGCGATCGCCGGCAGCCTCGAGAAGCTCGAAGCGAAGGGGAAGGTCCCTGCCGGGACGCGCGCGGCGGCGCTCGGGCGACTCTCCGGCGGCAGCGACCTCGCCGAGCTCGCCGAGGTCGATCTGGTCGTCGAGGCGGTGGTCGAGCGGCTCGAGGTCAAGAGCGAGGTGCTTCGCCGTCTCGACACCCTCTGTCGAAGCGAGACGATTCTCGCCACCAACACCAGCTCGATCTCGATCACCAAGCTCGCGGCGGTGACCCGTCGCCCGGCGCAGGTGATCGGCATGCATTTCATGAACCCGGTGCCGCTCATGCCGCTCGTCGAGGTGATTCGCGGCCTCGCCACGTCGCAGGCCACCTACGACGCGGTCGAGGCGGCGAGCCGGACGATGGGCAAGACGCCGGTCGAGGTCCACGACTCGCCGGGGTTCGTCTCCAATCGCGTGCTGATGCCGATGATCAACGAGGCGATCTACTGCCTGCAGGAGGGCGTCGGCAAGCCCGAAGCGATCGACGCGGTGATGAAGCTCGGGATGAACCACCCGATGGGGCCGCTCGCTCTCGCCGACCTGATCGGCCTCGACGTCTGTCTCGACATCCTGCGCGTGCTGCAGGACGGCTTCGGCGACCCGAAGTACCGTCCCTGTCCGCTGCTCGTCAAGCTGGTCGACGCCGGTCACCTCGGCCGCAAGAGCGGCCGCGGCTTCTACGCTTACTGACGCGGCGGACCTGCCGATGCTCTGCCTCGCCTGCGGCGCCGAGAACGCGATCGACCGCGCGTTCTGCCGACGCTGCAACCACCAGCTCGTCGTGGCCCATCCCTCGGCCGCGCCGGAGCTCGCCGAGCTCGGCTTCGCCGGCGACAGCGCCGTCTCGCTCGAGGAGCACCTGCTCGAGCGCGTCTCGGTGCTCGAGGAGGCGCTGCGCCGCACCACCGAGACGGTGGGCCGTCTCGCCTCGGTGGTCAGCAAGCTCGAGCGTTCGCTGCTGCTCGGCCAGGCCGGCATCGGCGGGGTCGTCGAGCTGCTCGAGCGGCGCGGCGTGGTGGAGAAGGAGGAGTGCGACCAGGCATGGCAGAACGGCTTGACGCGCCAGGTCGCCGCTCTCGAGCGGCGCGAGCGCTTCGCCCTGTCGCGCGACCGGATCTTCGGCGACTGCCACGAAGAGTCGGTGCTCTCCGTGCTGACCGAGGCCGAGCGCGCCTTCGCGGCCTTCGACGGCGACACGGCGATGGCGCTGCTCGAGCGGATCCAGCAGCGGGACGGCGCGAATGCGGCCCTGACGCTGTTCCTGGCCGAGACGGCCTTCGCCGAAGGCGACGGAGCGCGCGCCCTGGCACTCTGCGATCACCTGCTGGCGGTCGACCCTCGGCACTTCGACGCCCTCGTCTACAGCGGGGTAGTGCTGCACGAGCGCGGCGATCTGCCGGGCGCCGAGCGCCGCCTGCGCTTGGCGGTGCGGCGGCACGGCGATGCCTTCCTCGCCCAATTCGGTCTCGGGGCGGTGTTGGCCACCCGCGGGCGGCCGCGACTGGCGGTGCGCTATCTCGAGCGTGCCCTCGAATTGCGTGAGGCGCCGCAGGCCCGCTTCCTGCTCGGCAGCTGCCTCTACGAGACCGGGAGGCTCGAGCCGGCGATTCGCGAGCTGCGGCGGGCGGTGGCGGGCGATCCGGGGCTCGAGGAGGCGCACCACCTTCTCGGCCTGGCCTGTCTCGACCGCGGCTGGCGGCGTCGGGCGCTCAGCTGCTTCCGCGAGGCGCAGCGCCTCAACCCGCAGAAGCTCCGCTACCAGGACCTGGTGCGCTTCCTGACGGTGGCGCCGACCTCGCCGTTGCCCCCCGCGAAAGGCGAGGTCGCGACGCTGCTTGCCGAAGGAGAGAAGCGCCTGGCCGACGGCGACGGGCGCACCGCGCTCGCGTCGCTGCGGCGCGCCCTCTCGCTCGCGCCCGAGCACCCGACGGTGCTGATGACCTACGCGCTGGCCTGTCTCGCCCTCGACCGCCTCTCCGATCTCGAGACGGTGGCCCGCAAAGTGCTCGAGCTCTCGTCGGAGGACATGCTGCGCGCGGCCGCGTCGGCGACGCTGATCGCCGCGCTGCGCCGCTCCGGCCGCCTGCACGAGGGCAACCGGCTCGGCCACGAGCTGCTCGCCGGGGCCAAGTCGAGCTTCGCGCAGACGATCGCCTACTACGAGATGGCCTACAACCTCGCCGAGCTCGAAGAAGATCTCGACCGCGCGCTCGACTACGCGCGTCGCTCGCTCGCCCT
This genomic window from Holophagales bacterium contains:
- a CDS encoding tetratricopeptide repeat protein; this translates as MLCLACGAENAIDRAFCRRCNHQLVVAHPSAAPELAELGFAGDSAVSLEEHLLERVSVLEEALRRTTETVGRLASVVSKLERSLLLGQAGIGGVVELLERRGVVEKEECDQAWQNGLTRQVAALERRERFALSRDRIFGDCHEESVLSVLTEAERAFAAFDGDTAMALLERIQQRDGANAALTLFLAETAFAEGDGARALALCDHLLAVDPRHFDALVYSGVVLHERGDLPGAERRLRLAVRRHGDAFLAQFGLGAVLATRGRPRLAVRYLERALELREAPQARFLLGSCLYETGRLEPAIRELRRAVAGDPGLEEAHHLLGLACLDRGWRRRALSCFREAQRLNPQKLRYQDLVRFLTVAPTSPLPPAKGEVATLLAEGEKRLADGDGRTALASLRRALSLAPEHPTVLMTYALACLALDRLSDLETVARKVLELSSEDMLRAAASATLIAALRRSGRLHEGNRLGHELLAGAKSSFAQTIAYYEMAYNLAELEEDLDRALDYARRSLALSPEELQQFPLAALGWVHYKRREYDEAVDCLARSSELGASSTTLTHLGMALLAVGQEERAKGAFRRARRLQPRSGSLEERMMECMRSSSELAARVQGRQKR
- a CDS encoding zf-HC2 domain-containing protein, with product MDHSTYREWLDFEIEGVLGDAERAALFAHLEGCEACRGERHQLLELAETLRQSKVEVRPDFRAAVMMALPATGWEARAPRAWRLPIALFALLGGAAAILFGTSAARAGIPGSMVGALTAIVDLFGTALLAGSGLAAASWRGLGLALGELLGASRANLVAALVLVAGVNWLLYRLLRRPAEQRLGRPRS
- a CDS encoding 3-hydroxybutyryl-CoA dehydrogenase, coding for MAEIRSIGVVGAGTMGHGIAQVASVAGLEVRLVDVAPAALEKGLAAIAGSLEKLEAKGKVPAGTRAAALGRLSGGSDLAELAEVDLVVEAVVERLEVKSEVLRRLDTLCRSETILATNTSSISITKLAAVTRRPAQVIGMHFMNPVPLMPLVEVIRGLATSQATYDAVEAASRTMGKTPVEVHDSPGFVSNRVLMPMINEAIYCLQEGVGKPEAIDAVMKLGMNHPMGPLALADLIGLDVCLDILRVLQDGFGDPKYRPCPLLVKLVDAGHLGRKSGRGFYAY
- a CDS encoding D-glycerate dehydrogenase; the protein is MPSRPRLLVLADIPVALRERLAASLEVVVEPLGVAREEEVAARVPGFHGLLPLLVHPVGERVFAAAPQLEIVANCAAGLDNIDLGAASRRGITVTNTPGVLTEDTADFTWALLLAVTRRVVEADAFVRRGDFRGWDLNLLLGRSLGGATLGVVGSGRIGQAVLRRAHAFGMRGIYTSLERLPAALEAELGAAWRELDALLAEADVVSLHVPLTESTRHLLDRQRLARMKRGAFLINTARGPVVDESALVEALGSGHLAGAGLDVFEREPAVHPGLLGSDRVVLAPHLGSATAETRFRMVELAVESLLEHFVAGRRPRLAVGR
- a CDS encoding polymer-forming cytoskeletal protein, yielding MIPSSGTRLAAKCRRIALVVAASLGVAAAVPLSAEQRAPALRLGDGSVARNRLVAVGRDLRIEGTALSDVAALDGSVEITGRVDGDVIVLGGSAHLRESSEVRGQVYVLGGEIETAPGARIGGHAVAYPSMSRAWLTLLEGPAIGLPATSRVVVAGKLALAAAWLFLLLVLFATSGRALLATSEEIRRQPFRQFAVGLVGVLSLTLTALLLSTVAAALVGLPLLGLVVILALLLKLWGMVAVFHALGSYLLARAQRRRVLALHAAVAGFAFLALLKFVPYLGLWVWTVASFVAVGAALSSKFGRREPWFSEQSATSFA
- a CDS encoding sigma-70 family RNA polymerase sigma factor, with the translated sequence MRQAASTLGDEELVRGVLAGDQELFGDLVERYQGRLVNYLYRIVRNTDEAHDLAQEVFVKVYQALDRFDPRYRFSTWLFRVAQNAAIDVMRRRRFRMVSLTRADDGIDGDGQEWELPSHEPGPEASLAGQQMDRQVQAVIARLPWEYRELILLRHYGELSYEEIAESKAMPLGTVKNKLFRARQMLKGLLGGDPRAAD